Proteins from a genomic interval of Lysobacter arenosi:
- a CDS encoding sensor histidine kinase, whose translation MYQFLISNRDELIARCRAKVAGRSPPGTAGEELKHGITVFLDQVIKTLALERTADPMRSRKVSGRSGGGKPALSEIGESAAQHGKELMQHGFTVEEVVHDYGDLCQAITDLAFKQDAAISIDEFRTLNRCLDNAIANAVTEFGYQRDSVVADQQAHALNERLGFFAHELRNQLCTATLALSVIKGGSVGLGGATGVVLDRALVGLSNLIDRSLAEVRMTAGLPLHNRLFSVVDFLAELKLSASLEADVRGCKLNVSSVDPQLALDVDRDLILAAAGNLLQNAFKFSHPHSEVTLNAYAMADRVLIDVEDQCGGLPPGDAEKMFEAFTQGAEDRSGLGLGLSISRRSIEANGGILSVRNVPGSGCVFTIDLPRHSVSRSRAVPVPPSG comes from the coding sequence ATGTACCAGTTCCTAATATCGAATCGAGACGAGCTGATCGCTCGCTGCCGGGCGAAAGTGGCAGGTCGATCGCCGCCTGGTACGGCCGGGGAAGAGTTGAAGCACGGGATCACTGTGTTCCTCGATCAGGTCATAAAAACCCTTGCGTTAGAGAGGACCGCGGATCCGATGCGGAGTCGCAAAGTTTCTGGTCGCTCCGGCGGTGGAAAGCCAGCGCTGTCAGAAATCGGCGAATCGGCCGCACAGCACGGCAAGGAATTGATGCAGCACGGATTCACTGTAGAGGAAGTGGTCCACGACTACGGCGACCTATGCCAAGCAATCACCGATCTAGCTTTCAAACAAGATGCGGCGATCAGCATTGACGAGTTCAGGACTCTCAACCGTTGCCTCGACAACGCCATCGCCAACGCCGTGACTGAGTTCGGCTATCAGCGCGACTCTGTCGTCGCCGACCAGCAGGCCCATGCCCTGAACGAGCGCCTTGGATTCTTTGCACACGAATTGCGCAACCAGTTGTGCACGGCCACCTTGGCACTTTCCGTCATCAAGGGGGGCAGTGTTGGACTGGGCGGAGCTACGGGTGTCGTGCTTGACCGGGCCCTAGTGGGCTTGAGCAACTTGATCGATCGTTCCTTGGCAGAGGTCCGGATGACAGCGGGCCTGCCATTGCATAACCGGCTCTTCTCTGTGGTCGACTTCCTTGCCGAGCTCAAGCTATCTGCATCGCTTGAAGCAGACGTGCGGGGCTGCAAGTTGAATGTTTCCAGCGTTGACCCGCAGTTGGCGCTCGATGTGGATCGGGACCTGATCCTTGCAGCAGCAGGAAATCTCCTGCAGAACGCCTTCAAGTTCTCGCACCCTCACAGCGAAGTCACCCTAAATGCATATGCAATGGCTGATCGCGTATTGATCGACGTCGAGGACCAGTGCGGCGGCCTCCCCCCAGGTGACGCGGAGAAGATGTTTGAAGCTTTCACTCAGGGAGCTGAGGACCGAAGCGGCCTCGGATTAGGCCTGTCGATCTCCCGACGAAGCATCGAGGCCAACGGGGGCATCCTTAGCGTGCGTAATGTTCCAGGCTCCGGGTGCGTCTTTACGATAGACCTTCCGCGCCACTCGGTTTCGAGGTCGCGGGCAGTTCCGGTTCCGCCTTCGGGGTAA
- a CDS encoding DUF5681 domain-containing protein → MARFKKGAPSPNPRGRPKGSKSAPNLLRQDLISEDDVKEVIAKVVTMAKGGDLAAAAIVLDRTVPKLKPRVADVEDESNLAEALQAARVRAIQGAGGGVSLETLVVMSGVPPRTNDAIASSAVASLPAKPPAAATSASPSPSNTTPVRPVRLSLPATDDPINVYNPLEGGPHDY, encoded by the coding sequence ATGGCTCGTTTCAAAAAGGGCGCACCCAGCCCGAATCCGCGGGGACGCCCCAAAGGTTCGAAGTCCGCGCCCAACCTGCTGCGCCAGGACCTCATTAGCGAAGACGACGTCAAGGAAGTCATCGCCAAGGTAGTAACGATGGCTAAGGGCGGCGATCTGGCCGCGGCAGCAATCGTCTTGGACCGAACCGTCCCGAAGCTCAAGCCGCGTGTCGCCGACGTCGAGGACGAAAGCAACTTGGCCGAGGCGCTTCAGGCCGCGCGCGTGCGAGCAATCCAAGGCGCTGGCGGCGGCGTTTCGCTAGAGACCCTCGTCGTGATGAGTGGCGTGCCGCCGAGAACGAACGATGCCATTGCGAGCTCGGCCGTTGCCTCCCTGCCGGCTAAGCCTCCAGCAGCTGCCACTTCAGCCAGCCCAAGTCCTTCCAACACCACACCTGTCCGCCCGGTGCGCCTAAGCCTCCCGGCGACGGACGATCCCATAAACGTTTACAACCCTCTCGAAGGTGGACCCCATGACTACTGA
- a CDS encoding gas vesicle protein GvpD, whose protein sequence is MKTLSAAPRLEPRDCPHGHGLYQAKVTSILLDRDCEIASRCPVCAGQVRDRARQLEERDRQSRIARLMSVSGLPRRFAQADFNSYVARTKEQRDALRILRTFTEKFQELEAKGSSLLLIGGPGTGKTHLALAALRALTEREIPCFYATAASMLAGIKDHYGQRGGERLQAAAFDHLHRVRLLIIDELDVGLSEHDIGLLFRVVDGRYADLMPMVLISNRPLEQLEKSLGQRLMDRLRDCAVTVAFAWPSYRGTKGV, encoded by the coding sequence ATGAAGACGCTGTCCGCCGCGCCGCGCCTGGAACCTCGGGACTGTCCCCACGGTCATGGCTTGTACCAGGCGAAGGTCACTTCCATCTTGCTGGACAGGGATTGCGAGATCGCGTCTCGATGCCCTGTGTGCGCTGGGCAAGTGCGCGATCGCGCGCGTCAACTCGAAGAGCGCGACCGCCAAAGTCGGATCGCTCGCTTGATGTCCGTATCGGGACTGCCCAGGCGCTTCGCACAGGCCGATTTCAACTCGTACGTGGCGAGGACGAAGGAGCAGCGGGACGCTCTTCGCATCCTTCGCACTTTCACGGAAAAGTTCCAGGAATTGGAGGCCAAGGGCAGTAGCTTGCTTCTAATAGGCGGCCCCGGGACAGGAAAGACGCATCTCGCCCTAGCGGCCCTGCGGGCGCTGACCGAGCGTGAGATTCCCTGCTTCTACGCCACCGCCGCGTCGATGCTCGCGGGCATCAAAGACCACTATGGCCAGCGCGGCGGCGAGCGCTTACAAGCGGCGGCGTTCGATCATCTCCATCGCGTGCGCTTGCTCATCATCGATGAACTGGACGTCGGCCTGTCCGAACACGATATCGGACTGCTGTTCCGAGTGGTCGACGGCCGCTATGCCGACCTCATGCCCATGGTTCTCATCTCGAACCGGCCTCTTGAGCAACTCGAAAAATCCCTCGGGCAACGGTTGATGGACCGGCTCCGCGATTGCGCGGTCACCGTCGCCTTCGCTTGGCCTAGTTATCGCGGAACGAAAGGAGTTTGA
- a CDS encoding helix-turn-helix transcriptional regulator, translated as MAPSSLADSAFLRLPQIIGDAKATPPIPPLIPVSRSTFWAGVKAGRFPQPVKLSPGVTVWRAADLMRYIADAGKEA; from the coding sequence ATGGCCCCGTCTTCCCTCGCCGATAGCGCGTTCCTCCGCCTGCCCCAGATCATCGGAGATGCGAAGGCAACCCCGCCGATCCCGCCATTGATCCCCGTCTCGCGCTCGACCTTCTGGGCCGGCGTGAAGGCTGGGCGCTTCCCTCAGCCGGTCAAGCTGTCGCCTGGCGTCACTGTCTGGCGCGCGGCTGATCTCATGCGCTACATCGCGGACGCTGGCAAAGAGGCTTGA